The following coding sequences lie in one Tichowtungia aerotolerans genomic window:
- a CDS encoding uroporphyrinogen decarboxylase family protein, which yields MSYENGWAAINLEMPPKVPRCEYSAHMHWDLVNTVTGSNLLPTSTPEDQQAGSSAFVKKWDYGFFWTCLTVAKELDACRTDMGHAEYAAGGVDLRETVSCPFSTPEEVLAFDPWAAYGERSHTELVQGYNDHYALQCKKYPNSVNVTGIYISLMSGLIEIFGWDMMLMAMADPEEFGEVANRYASWIQQYFNALADCDAPCVMIHDDIVWTSGPFTSPDWYREFIFPNYKKLFAPIHESGKKLMYTSDGDYSMFIDDIADVGITGFVMEPMTDMAYIAEKYGKTHAFIGNADTRVLLSGTKDEIRAEVQRCVDIGRKCPGFIMAVGNHIPANTPVENALYYNEVYEELAWRQL from the coding sequence ATGAGCTATGAAAACGGATGGGCCGCCATCAACCTTGAAATGCCGCCCAAGGTGCCGCGCTGTGAATACTCCGCCCACATGCACTGGGATCTGGTCAACACCGTCACCGGCTCGAACCTGTTGCCCACATCCACGCCGGAAGATCAGCAGGCCGGAAGCAGCGCGTTCGTCAAAAAGTGGGATTACGGCTTTTTCTGGACCTGCCTGACCGTCGCCAAAGAGCTCGACGCCTGCCGCACCGATATGGGCCATGCAGAGTATGCCGCTGGCGGAGTCGATCTGCGTGAGACGGTGTCGTGTCCGTTCAGTACTCCGGAAGAGGTGCTTGCTTTTGACCCTTGGGCCGCCTACGGCGAGCGCAGCCATACCGAACTGGTACAGGGCTATAACGACCACTATGCGCTTCAATGCAAAAAATACCCGAATTCGGTCAACGTAACCGGCATCTATATCTCACTCATGTCCGGCCTCATAGAAATATTCGGCTGGGACATGATGCTCATGGCCATGGCCGACCCTGAAGAATTCGGTGAAGTCGCCAACCGCTACGCCTCATGGATTCAGCAATACTTCAACGCACTGGCCGACTGCGACGCCCCCTGCGTCATGATCCACGACGACATCGTCTGGACCTCCGGGCCTTTCACGTCGCCCGACTGGTATCGCGAATTTATTTTTCCTAACTACAAAAAGCTGTTCGCCCCCATTCATGAATCCGGCAAGAAGCTGATGTATACCTCTGATGGCGATTATTCCATGTTCATCGATGATATCGCTGATGTGGGCATAACCGGCTTTGTGATGGAACCGATGACCGACATGGCGTACATCGCCGAAAAGTACGGAAAAACCCATGCCTTCATCGGCAACGCCGACACCCGCGTTCTGCTCAGCGGAACCAAAGACGAAATTCGCGCCGAAGTGCAGCGCTGCGTGGACATCGGCAGGAAATGCCCCGGCTTCATCATGGCCGTCGGCAACCACATCCCTGCCAACACCCCCGTCGAAAACGCGCTCTACTATAACGAAGTCTACGAAGAACTTGCCTGGCGGCAGCTCTAA
- a CDS encoding AIR synthase-related protein encodes MLYRIEIGLKQGVPDARGRGVIGQAQGALGMTIDVCRTRDVYKVVANIDEAKAAEVQTAFADPVVAESAIRRLPAPESFDWMLEVGFKPGVTDNVGRTARGALRDIVGRDLKWEEQVYTSIQYFLSGSLSREDVEHLGKDLLANTLIQTIQVFSKEEWLASEPDLTAPVFDDHPEIKVNVIELPDDDAALMKISSDGILSLSLEEMRTIRNHYLRDDVKAHRAELDLPEWPTDVELECIAQTWSEHCSHKIFAGTVNYKDEETGEEEVINSLYKTYVKASTKKVEESIDWLVSVFTDNAGVVKFNEDLHLVYKVETHNSPSALDPYGGSMTGIVGVNRDPLGTGMGAALVSNVWGYCLGSPFYDKKVPEGLMHPRRIRDGVHEGVIDGGNQSGIPYSRGFECFDERYLGKPLVYCGTMGTLPVNVTGRPSERKEIEVGDWTVMCGGRIGKDGIHGATFSSEELRTESPAQAVQIGDPLTQRKLYEFLLEARDLGLFRCITDNGAGGISCSFGEMGKYSGGCECDLAGAPLKYEGLQPWEVLVSEAQERMTLAVQPECREAFEALAKKRDVEVSFMGKYNDSGYFTVKQDGKVIASLDMDFLYETGCPTLVMPGVWKKPSIPAPTVEEKEDYSETLTKLMGDLNICSREYKSRIYDGEVKGLSVVKPFVGVNSDVPSDATVMRVEYDNDRGAVLAEGINPWFSDIDTYDMTASVIDEAVRRVIAVGGSLERIAILDNFCWPDPVESEKTPDGAYKMAQLVRSNKALYDYTTLYKTPAVSGKDSCKNDSTRGGKKISIPPTLLISSIGQIDDVKKAVTMPFKDAGDVIYVIGETKDELGASAYYRKLAEEQGVPMNYGGTVPAVDGEKALKIYSAMNKATDAELLKSATTPSKGGLAVSLALATIGGQVGAEVDLSGVSEDAATALFSESNSRFVVTVAPEKAAELEALFAGLPVAKIGTVTEEKKLKVAGAVNVDVDALVNPFKETLYGV; translated from the coding sequence ATGCTTTACAGAATTGAAATCGGGTTGAAACAGGGCGTTCCGGATGCGCGCGGGCGCGGAGTGATCGGGCAGGCGCAGGGTGCGCTCGGAATGACGATTGATGTGTGCCGGACGCGCGACGTCTACAAGGTGGTCGCCAATATTGACGAGGCCAAGGCCGCCGAAGTGCAGACCGCTTTTGCCGACCCGGTCGTCGCCGAATCTGCCATCCGCCGCCTTCCGGCCCCGGAATCGTTTGACTGGATGCTCGAAGTCGGGTTTAAGCCGGGCGTAACCGATAACGTGGGTCGTACAGCCCGCGGTGCGCTGCGCGATATTGTCGGTCGCGATCTCAAATGGGAAGAACAGGTGTACACTTCGATTCAGTATTTCCTCTCCGGCAGCCTGTCCCGCGAAGATGTGGAGCATCTCGGCAAAGACCTGCTGGCCAATACGCTGATTCAGACTATACAGGTCTTTTCCAAAGAGGAGTGGCTGGCTTCTGAGCCGGACCTGACTGCGCCGGTTTTTGATGATCACCCTGAAATCAAGGTCAATGTGATTGAGCTGCCCGATGACGATGCGGCGCTGATGAAGATTTCCTCTGACGGGATTCTGTCGCTGTCCCTCGAAGAAATGCGCACGATCCGCAACCACTACCTGCGCGACGACGTGAAAGCGCACCGTGCAGAACTCGACCTGCCGGAATGGCCGACGGATGTAGAGCTCGAATGCATCGCCCAGACCTGGTCGGAACACTGCTCGCACAAAATTTTTGCCGGAACGGTCAACTATAAGGATGAAGAGACCGGTGAAGAGGAAGTGATTAATTCCCTCTATAAAACCTATGTTAAAGCATCCACCAAGAAAGTGGAGGAGTCGATTGACTGGCTGGTTTCGGTGTTCACGGACAACGCCGGCGTGGTGAAATTCAACGAAGACCTTCATCTGGTCTATAAAGTGGAAACCCACAACTCTCCGTCCGCACTCGATCCGTACGGCGGATCGATGACCGGAATTGTCGGCGTAAACCGCGACCCGCTCGGTACCGGTATGGGCGCGGCTCTGGTTTCCAACGTCTGGGGCTACTGCCTCGGTTCGCCGTTCTACGATAAAAAAGTGCCGGAAGGCCTGATGCATCCGCGCCGCATTCGCGACGGCGTTCACGAAGGGGTGATCGATGGCGGCAACCAGTCCGGGATTCCGTACAGCCGCGGCTTCGAGTGCTTCGATGAACGCTATCTCGGCAAGCCGCTCGTTTATTGCGGGACCATGGGCACGCTTCCGGTGAACGTGACCGGACGTCCGTCCGAGCGCAAAGAGATTGAAGTCGGCGACTGGACTGTCATGTGCGGCGGTCGTATCGGTAAGGACGGAATTCACGGCGCAACCTTCTCCTCCGAAGAGCTGCGTACCGAATCGCCCGCGCAGGCGGTGCAGATCGGGGACCCGCTGACGCAGCGCAAACTCTACGAGTTCCTGCTCGAGGCGCGCGATCTCGGACTGTTCCGCTGCATCACCGATAACGGTGCCGGCGGCATTTCCTGCTCATTCGGTGAAATGGGTAAATACTCCGGCGGATGCGAATGCGACCTCGCCGGCGCGCCGCTTAAATACGAAGGCCTGCAGCCGTGGGAAGTTCTCGTGTCCGAAGCGCAGGAACGCATGACGCTCGCCGTACAGCCCGAATGCCGCGAGGCATTTGAAGCGCTCGCTAAAAAACGCGATGTTGAAGTGTCCTTTATGGGCAAATACAACGATTCCGGCTATTTCACCGTCAAACAGGATGGAAAAGTCATTGCCAGCCTCGACATGGATTTCCTCTACGAAACCGGCTGCCCGACTCTGGTGATGCCCGGCGTCTGGAAAAAGCCGAGCATTCCGGCTCCGACGGTTGAAGAGAAAGAGGACTATTCCGAAACGCTCACCAAACTGATGGGCGACCTGAATATCTGTTCGCGCGAATACAAAAGCCGCATCTACGACGGTGAGGTCAAAGGCCTTAGCGTTGTGAAGCCGTTTGTCGGCGTGAATTCCGACGTGCCGTCCGACGCCACCGTCATGCGTGTTGAGTACGATAACGACCGCGGCGCGGTTCTGGCTGAAGGAATCAATCCGTGGTTCTCGGACATCGACACCTACGATATGACGGCTTCCGTGATCGACGAAGCGGTTCGCCGCGTGATTGCCGTTGGCGGTTCGCTGGAACGCATTGCGATTCTCGACAACTTCTGCTGGCCGGACCCGGTTGAATCCGAAAAGACGCCGGACGGCGCCTACAAAATGGCGCAGCTCGTTCGTTCCAACAAAGCGCTCTACGACTACACCACGCTTTACAAAACACCTGCCGTTTCCGGGAAGGATTCCTGCAAGAACGACTCGACCCGCGGCGGCAAGAAGATTTCCATTCCGCCGACGCTGCTCATCTCCTCAATCGGCCAGATCGACGACGTCAAAAAAGCGGTCACCATGCCGTTCAAAGATGCCGGTGATGTGATCTACGTGATCGGAGAAACCAAAGACGAGCTCGGGGCTTCGGCTTATTACCGCAAGCTGGCCGAAGAACAGGGCGTGCCGATGAATTACGGCGGAACTGTTCCGGCGGTTGACGGAGAGAAAGCGCTGAAAATCTACTCCGCCATGAATAAGGCGACTGATGCAGAACTGCTCAAGTCGGCGACGACTCCGTCAAAGGGTGGACTGGCTGTGTCTCTGGCGCTGGCCACAATCGGCGGTCAGGTCGGCGCAGAGGTCGATCTGTCCGGCGTTTCTGAGGATGCCGCAACGGCATTGTTCTCTGAGTCGAACAGTCGTTTTGTGGTGACTGTTGCTCCGGAAAAGGCCGCTGAACTCGAAGCGCTCTTTGCTGGACTGCCGGTTGCGAAAATCGGAACCGTGACTGAAGAGAAGAAGCTGAAAGTCGCCGGTGCGGTGAATGTGGATGTTGATGCACTTGTGAATCCCTTTAAGGAGACGCTTTACGGAGTGTAA
- a CDS encoding Tex family protein: protein MSEEMLFDPVPFVSKDLNIGPRQVSAVAKLFAEGATVPFIARYRKEAHGNLDEVQILNIQEKLTYYNSLESRRQTILKSIDEQGKLTDDLRLKIEKTISKTELEDLYLPYKPKRRTRATIAKEKGLEPLAELILFQTLESDPETEAAKYINAEKEVEDTKAALAGARDIVAEQVAEKAEVRSLIREAYFKSGVIASKPLKMDANPETSKYKDYFDFSQPVADIPSHRYLAIRRGEAEGELIRRLEVDADPQIEQIKELCCLNPASPFSGELETAILDAYKRLLTISVEIDVSVEMKMKADRAAVEIFAKNLRNLLMAAPYGEKPVIGIDPGLRTGCKCVALDATGKYLDTITIYPGQSAQKTQQAEIDLARFIEKFDPQAIAVGNGTAGRETEAFTKKVLSLMQKKISVVSVSESGASVYSASAIAREEFPDLDLTIRGAISIARRLQDPLAELVKVDPKSIGVGQYQHDVYQQLLKDKLDEVVVSCVNHVGVELNTASAPLLSRVAGIGESLAKKIVDYRNEHGAFKSRQELMDVAGLGPRAFEQAAGFLRIHGGTNPLDASAVHPERYELVKQIAADLGEPLEKMVGSVDIVSKVKIEKYKTEEVGELTLKDIIDELKKPGRDPREQFEEVGFREDVMTMNDLKESMELKGIVTNVTAFGAFIDIGVHQDGLVHISQLADRFISDPAEVVKTGDRITVKVLEVDMERKRISLTARKNPEQAPRRGGGGRPQKNRGPRPQQNRDGRRQPPRGFSNNPFADL from the coding sequence ATGTCAGAAGAAATGCTGTTTGATCCCGTCCCGTTTGTCTCCAAAGACCTCAACATCGGCCCGCGACAGGTATCGGCTGTCGCCAAGCTCTTCGCCGAAGGCGCGACGGTTCCGTTCATCGCCCGCTACCGCAAAGAGGCGCACGGCAACCTCGACGAGGTCCAGATTCTCAACATCCAGGAAAAGCTGACCTACTACAACTCGCTCGAGTCACGCCGCCAGACGATCCTCAAAAGCATCGATGAACAGGGCAAGCTGACCGACGACCTGCGCCTGAAAATCGAAAAAACGATTTCCAAGACCGAACTTGAAGACCTATACCTGCCCTACAAGCCGAAACGCCGCACGCGCGCAACGATCGCCAAAGAAAAAGGCCTCGAGCCGCTGGCCGAGCTGATTCTTTTCCAAACATTGGAAAGTGATCCGGAAACCGAGGCGGCCAAATACATCAACGCCGAAAAAGAGGTCGAAGACACCAAAGCCGCATTGGCCGGCGCGCGCGACATCGTCGCCGAGCAGGTCGCCGAAAAGGCCGAAGTGCGTTCGCTCATCCGCGAGGCCTATTTCAAAAGCGGCGTGATCGCCTCCAAACCGCTCAAAATGGATGCCAATCCGGAAACGTCCAAATACAAAGACTACTTTGATTTCAGCCAGCCGGTCGCCGACATTCCGTCGCACCGCTACCTCGCCATCCGCCGCGGCGAAGCCGAAGGCGAACTGATCCGCAGACTCGAAGTCGACGCCGACCCGCAGATCGAGCAGATCAAAGAGCTGTGCTGCCTCAACCCGGCCTCTCCATTTTCCGGCGAACTCGAAACCGCCATTCTCGACGCCTACAAACGCCTGCTGACCATCAGCGTCGAAATCGACGTATCGGTTGAAATGAAAATGAAGGCCGACCGCGCCGCCGTCGAGATCTTTGCCAAAAACCTGCGTAATCTGCTGATGGCCGCGCCATACGGCGAGAAGCCGGTCATCGGCATCGACCCCGGCCTGCGCACCGGCTGCAAATGCGTCGCGCTCGACGCCACCGGCAAATACCTCGACACCATCACCATCTACCCCGGCCAGAGCGCCCAGAAAACACAGCAGGCGGAAATCGACCTCGCCAGGTTCATTGAAAAGTTCGACCCGCAGGCGATCGCCGTCGGCAACGGAACCGCCGGGCGCGAAACCGAGGCCTTCACCAAAAAGGTGCTCAGCCTGATGCAGAAAAAGATCAGCGTGGTTTCGGTCAGCGAAAGCGGCGCATCGGTCTACAGCGCCTCCGCCATCGCCCGCGAAGAATTCCCGGATCTCGACCTGACGATCCGCGGCGCAATCTCGATTGCCCGCCGCCTGCAGGATCCGCTGGCCGAGCTGGTGAAGGTCGATCCGAAATCCATCGGCGTCGGACAGTATCAGCACGATGTCTACCAGCAGCTTCTCAAAGACAAGCTTGATGAAGTCGTCGTCAGCTGCGTGAACCACGTCGGCGTGGAACTCAATACCGCCAGCGCGCCCCTGCTCTCGCGCGTCGCCGGCATCGGCGAAAGCCTCGCCAAAAAGATTGTCGACTACCGCAACGAGCACGGCGCATTCAAAAGCCGCCAGGAACTGATGGATGTCGCCGGTCTCGGCCCGCGTGCGTTCGAACAGGCCGCCGGCTTCCTGCGCATTCACGGCGGCACCAATCCGCTCGACGCCTCCGCCGTCCACCCCGAGCGCTACGAACTGGTCAAACAGATCGCCGCCGACCTCGGCGAACCGCTCGAAAAAATGGTCGGCAGTGTCGACATCGTCAGCAAGGTGAAGATTGAAAAATACAAAACCGAAGAGGTTGGCGAACTGACGCTCAAAGACATTATCGACGAGCTCAAAAAGCCGGGCCGCGACCCGCGTGAGCAGTTTGAGGAAGTCGGCTTCCGCGAAGATGTCATGACCATGAACGATCTCAAAGAGAGCATGGAACTCAAAGGCATCGTCACCAACGTCACCGCTTTCGGTGCCTTCATCGACATCGGAGTGCATCAGGACGGACTGGTTCACATTTCGCAGCTCGCCGACCGCTTTATCAGTGACCCGGCCGAAGTGGTCAAGACCGGCGACCGCATTACCGTTAAGGTTCTGGAGGTCGACATGGAGCGCAAACGAATTTCGCTCACTGCCCGCAAGAATCCGGAACAGGCTCCGCGCCGCGGCGGCGGAGGCCGCCCGCAGAAAAACCGGGGACCACGTCCGCAACAGAATCGCGACGGACGCCGTCAGCCGCCGCGCGGATTCAGCAACAACCCGTTTGCTGATCTTTAA
- a CDS encoding sodium:solute symporter family protein has translation MTGIDWVIIGLYCAGLLAVGVIFARSNKNASDMFVAGRSSPWWLSGVSAYMTMFSAGTFVVWGGITYEFGLVGAVICSMYGIAAFLAGRFFAGKWHDTNLSTAAEFVNVRFSKKAFNFYTVYRGIYLAMSGLSLYALAVMLCPLMPLPDGHFLQNPETGALSIDWTCAILAAIVVGYTMIGGLWAVLMTDMLQFIVLSLCVVVVVPMIVTQAGGLEQITANVPEGFLKPTAPGYSWFVLGGWMLVNCFQLGAEWHFIQRHLCVPSAKDAKKGMYLFGWLYLVTPFLWMAPPLIYRSMVPDADPQEAYILACKSVLPVGMIGMMVAAMFSATASSLSSVLNVFAGVLTDDVYRRLRPDATDAQTLRAGRIFTVLIGIYILAGALILPRLGSYRDIVILVGSLIGPAILLPTIWALFSNRIGAGVVWATLVGGVGAGVLLKFGFSADGWFSGTEALSGMVEYVSTHPRESDLFVGVLVPLLILLVAELRGTSHCPEWQRLQEATAAAVVDDAPPPASSSRLPSQVMAGSLGILGLAMLILIPLSGDQWKPLAAMATLLLILSAAFVVHLRRSEKS, from the coding sequence ATGACAGGTATAGATTGGGTCATCATTGGATTGTACTGTGCCGGACTGCTGGCCGTCGGAGTTATTTTTGCACGTTCGAATAAGAACGCTTCGGACATGTTTGTGGCGGGTCGCTCCTCGCCGTGGTGGCTGTCAGGCGTTTCGGCCTATATGACGATGTTTTCGGCCGGCACTTTCGTCGTGTGGGGTGGCATTACCTATGAGTTTGGACTGGTCGGGGCCGTCATCTGTTCGATGTACGGCATTGCCGCCTTTCTGGCTGGTCGCTTTTTTGCCGGCAAGTGGCATGACACCAACCTGTCGACGGCCGCCGAATTTGTAAATGTACGCTTCAGCAAAAAGGCGTTTAATTTCTACACAGTCTACCGCGGCATTTATCTGGCCATGTCCGGGCTGTCGCTGTATGCGCTGGCTGTGATGCTCTGTCCGCTCATGCCGCTGCCGGACGGACATTTTCTGCAGAATCCGGAAACGGGTGCTCTGTCGATCGACTGGACCTGTGCCATCCTTGCCGCCATTGTGGTTGGTTATACCATGATCGGTGGGCTTTGGGCCGTGCTGATGACTGATATGCTTCAGTTTATTGTGCTCAGCCTGTGCGTGGTGGTGGTGGTGCCGATGATCGTGACGCAGGCGGGCGGGCTTGAACAGATTACCGCCAATGTCCCCGAAGGATTTTTGAAGCCGACCGCGCCCGGCTATTCCTGGTTTGTGCTGGGCGGCTGGATGCTGGTGAACTGTTTCCAGCTTGGTGCCGAGTGGCATTTCATTCAGAGACATCTCTGTGTGCCTTCTGCAAAGGATGCGAAGAAAGGCATGTATTTGTTTGGCTGGCTTTATCTGGTCACGCCGTTTCTCTGGATGGCCCCGCCGCTGATCTACCGCTCTATGGTTCCGGATGCCGACCCGCAGGAGGCCTATATCCTCGCCTGCAAAAGTGTTCTGCCGGTCGGGATGATCGGCATGATGGTTGCCGCCATGTTTTCGGCCACCGCCAGCTCGCTGTCCAGTGTACTCAATGTATTTGCCGGGGTGCTGACCGATGATGTCTACCGCCGCCTGCGGCCCGATGCTACCGACGCCCAGACGCTGCGGGCCGGGCGGATTTTTACTGTGCTGATCGGTATCTACATTTTGGCAGGCGCGCTGATTCTTCCAAGGCTTGGAAGCTACCGCGATATCGTTATTCTGGTTGGCAGCCTGATCGGTCCTGCCATCCTGCTTCCGACCATCTGGGCGCTCTTTTCCAACCGGATCGGAGCCGGCGTGGTTTGGGCAACCCTCGTCGGCGGTGTGGGAGCCGGTGTGCTGCTGAAGTTCGGGTTTTCTGCGGACGGATGGTTCAGTGGAACGGAGGCGCTATCGGGAATGGTTGAATATGTTTCAACCCATCCGCGTGAGAGCGACCTGTTTGTCGGGGTTCTTGTGCCGCTGCTGATTCTGCTGGTTGCGGAACTCCGAGGCACATCGCATTGTCCGGAATGGCAGCGCTTGCAGGAGGCCACCGCCGCTGCGGTGGTCGACGATGCGCCGCCGCCGGCGAGCTCGTCGCGTCTGCCGTCGCAGGTGATGGCGGGCAGCCTCGGTATTCTGGGGCTTGCCATGCTCATTCTGATTCCCTTGAGCGGCGACCAATGGAAACCATTGGCCGCCATGGCTACACTTTTGCTGATTCTCAGCGCCGCTTTCGTTGTTCATTTGCGCCGGAGTGAAAAATCATGA
- a CDS encoding DEAD/DEAH box helicase — translation MELDFFLEAQVEKQGTPIGVLSFLSLPPRRFKRNHFFCGSEDPVHCIQIEFEYDGICIAPDHKKKMLASDDGNIRRDLKAEQSLFDSLEQLSMKKLSKVYFWIDREDARADWKTCGSEKEWLDFLDQTVPKLEEKGWLIQMDKSFGISVQSPERWYVDLNETTGGQFELSVGFELSDRRINILPFLLDHLRGGNPSNYLSLDDGRRIPIPEDRLEMLTASLLELFDRKAVKENAETLEIPWIRAMELARFQTLENFSATLPELLQEKAERLTRVTNPSNVRKPKALQADLRDYQQLGLNWLQLLRDCGFGAVLADDMGLGKTVQALAHILAEKESGRMDAPCLIIAPTSVLYNWEAEAKKFAPSLNVHVSHGSDRADHFEDFSEYDLIVTSYPLLVRDGEELLKHRFHLLILDEAQFIRNHKTIAARIVRLFDAHQRIALTGTPLENNLDELWSLFSFVLPGLLGTHGVFRKVFRTPIEKEGRAVVRQVLARRIAPFVLRRTKDEVVKELPPKTEMIQHIELTLEQKELYETVRAGMEERVRDAVKEKGLARSHIIVLDALLKMRQVCCHPQLLKLEAAQELMHSAKLNALREMLSEMIPEGRRILIFSQFTSMLKLIEEMLNEQNINFVQITGQTQDRKTPVARFQAEEVPVFLISLKAGGTGLNLTAADTVIHFDPWWNPAAESQATDRAYRIGQDKPVFVYKMIASGTVEETILDMQERKKDLIDGLLGDQKDALAKWNENDLNDLFRPLQADAESQR, via the coding sequence ATGGAACTGGATTTTTTTCTCGAAGCTCAGGTTGAAAAGCAGGGCACCCCGATCGGGGTGCTTTCATTTTTGTCGCTGCCGCCGCGCCGTTTTAAACGCAATCATTTTTTCTGCGGATCGGAAGATCCGGTCCATTGTATTCAGATCGAGTTTGAGTATGACGGGATCTGTATTGCCCCGGATCATAAAAAGAAAATGCTGGCGTCGGACGACGGGAATATCCGGCGTGATCTGAAGGCCGAACAGTCACTTTTCGACTCGCTTGAACAGCTTTCGATGAAGAAGCTGAGTAAAGTGTATTTCTGGATCGACCGGGAAGACGCTCGTGCCGACTGGAAAACCTGCGGGTCCGAAAAGGAATGGCTGGATTTTCTGGATCAAACGGTTCCAAAGCTTGAAGAAAAGGGCTGGCTGATCCAAATGGACAAATCCTTCGGGATTTCGGTGCAGTCGCCGGAACGCTGGTATGTGGATCTGAATGAAACCACCGGCGGGCAGTTTGAGCTGTCGGTCGGGTTTGAGCTGTCGGACCGCCGGATCAATATCCTGCCGTTCCTGCTCGACCATCTGCGCGGCGGAAACCCCTCGAACTATCTTTCACTGGACGACGGCCGCAGAATTCCGATTCCGGAAGATCGTTTGGAAATGCTGACGGCGTCGCTGCTGGAGCTCTTTGACCGCAAAGCCGTCAAAGAAAACGCGGAGACGCTCGAAATTCCGTGGATTCGTGCGATGGAGCTGGCGCGTTTCCAAACCCTGGAAAATTTTTCGGCAACTCTCCCTGAACTGCTGCAGGAAAAAGCCGAACGGCTTACGCGGGTAACCAATCCTTCCAATGTTCGGAAACCGAAGGCGCTTCAGGCCGATCTACGCGACTATCAGCAGTTGGGGCTGAACTGGTTGCAGCTGCTGCGTGACTGCGGGTTCGGTGCCGTACTGGCCGACGATATGGGGCTGGGGAAAACCGTGCAGGCACTGGCACATATTCTGGCTGAAAAGGAGTCCGGCCGCATGGATGCGCCGTGTCTGATTATTGCACCGACGAGCGTGCTCTATAACTGGGAGGCGGAGGCGAAAAAGTTTGCGCCGTCGCTCAATGTGCATGTGTCGCACGGCTCGGACCGGGCGGATCATTTTGAAGATTTTTCGGAGTACGACCTGATTGTAACATCGTATCCGCTGCTCGTGCGTGACGGCGAGGAGCTCTTGAAGCATCGTTTCCATTTGCTGATTCTCGACGAGGCGCAGTTTATTCGGAACCACAAAACAATCGCCGCGCGAATTGTACGCCTGTTCGATGCGCATCAGCGCATTGCTCTGACCGGAACGCCGCTCGAAAACAACCTTGATGAGCTGTGGTCGCTGTTTTCGTTTGTGCTGCCGGGGTTGCTCGGAACGCACGGGGTGTTTCGGAAGGTGTTTCGCACGCCGATTGAAAAAGAGGGGCGTGCGGTCGTCCGGCAGGTGTTGGCCCGGCGCATCGCGCCGTTTGTGTTGCGGCGCACCAAGGACGAGGTGGTGAAAGAACTGCCGCCCAAAACCGAGATGATCCAGCACATTGAGCTGACGCTGGAGCAGAAAGAACTCTACGAAACGGTACGTGCGGGCATGGAAGAACGCGTGCGCGATGCCGTGAAAGAAAAAGGATTGGCGCGCTCGCACATCATTGTGCTCGATGCGTTGCTGAAAATGCGGCAGGTGTGCTGTCATCCGCAATTGCTGAAGCTGGAAGCCGCACAGGAACTGATGCATTCCGCCAAGCTGAATGCATTACGGGAAATGCTTTCGGAAATGATTCCGGAAGGGCGGCGCATTCTGATTTTTTCTCAGTTCACGAGTATGCTGAAACTGATCGAAGAAATGCTGAATGAGCAAAACATCAACTTTGTGCAAATTACCGGGCAGACGCAGGACCGCAAAACGCCGGTCGCCCGTTTTCAGGCGGAAGAGGTTCCGGTGTTCCTGATCAGCCTGAAGGCCGGGGGAACGGGGCTGAACCTGACGGCGGCCGATACGGTCATTCATTTTGATCCGTGGTGGAATCCGGCGGCGGAGAGCCAGGCGACGGACCGCGCCTACCGAATCGGGCAGGACAAGCCGGTCTTCGTCTATAAAATGATCGCCTCCGGCACGGTTGAAGAAACGATTCTAGACATGCAGGAGCGAAAAAAGGACCTGATCGACGGCCTGCTCGGCGATCAGAAAGATGCACTTGCTAAATGGAACGAGAATGATCTGAACGATCTGTTCCGGCCGCTTCAGGCCGATGCAGAGTCACAAAGGTGA
- a CDS encoding tRNA1(Val) (adenine(37)-N6)-methyltransferase — MENQRSGFTFKRFHVFDDRCAMKVGTDAVLLGAWAPVVDASSLLDIGTGCGILSLMLAQRGAYQIDAIDMDAGAVAQAEENAAASPWAEKIRCMHSSLQDFQGGPYDLLVSNPPYFNPGQTLKTPERQTARHCGELSHGQLLRDAARLSHRGSRLALILPSDAAQRLIEAAPETGWVLSDCCDVLPKPDRPANRQLLCFQRTPSESVRRSEITVRQADGQYSPEFIELCRDFYLLM; from the coding sequence ATGGAAAATCAACGAAGCGGGTTCACGTTTAAGCGGTTTCATGTCTTTGATGATCGCTGTGCGATGAAGGTGGGGACGGATGCGGTGCTGCTGGGGGCGTGGGCGCCGGTGGTCGATGCGTCCAGCCTGCTGGATATTGGAACCGGCTGCGGGATTCTGAGTCTGATGCTGGCGCAGCGGGGCGCGTACCAAATCGATGCAATTGATATGGATGCAGGTGCAGTGGCGCAGGCCGAAGAAAATGCGGCCGCCAGTCCGTGGGCGGAAAAAATCCGTTGCATGCACAGTTCGCTGCAGGATTTCCAAGGCGGACCTTACGATCTGCTGGTCAGCAATCCGCCGTATTTCAATCCTGGGCAGACATTGAAAACGCCGGAGCGGCAGACGGCCCGGCATTGCGGCGAGTTGTCGCACGGTCAGCTGTTGCGGGATGCTGCGCGGTTGAGCCACCGCGGGTCGCGGCTGGCGCTGATCCTTCCGTCTGACGCCGCGCAGCGACTCATCGAGGCGGCTCCGGAAACCGGATGGGTTTTGTCGGACTGCTGCGATGTGCTCCCGAAGCCGGACCGTCCGGCTAATCGTCAACTGCTGTGTTTTCAGCGGACCCCGTCAGAGTCCGTCCGGCGTTCAGAAATCACAGTTCGCCAAGCGGATGGACAGTACAGTCCGGAATTCATTGAACTCTGCCGGGATTTCTATCTGTTGATGTGA